In Streptococcus uberis, a single window of DNA contains:
- the pheS gene encoding phenylalanine--tRNA ligase subunit alpha, translated as MDLQQQLEELKQQTLEHLTSLTGDHSKELQDLKVSVLGKKGTLTELLKGLKDLSADMRPIIGKQVNQVRDVLNTAFEEQARIVEEAKIQAKLESESIDVTLPGRQMKLGNRHILTQTSEEIEDIFLGMGFQIVDGFEVEKDYYNFERMNLPKDHPARDMQDTFYITEEILLRTHTSPVQARTLDQHDFSKGPLKMVSPGRVFRRDTDDATHSHQFHQIEGLVVGKNISMGDLKGTLEMIIKKMFGEERKIRLRPSYFPFTEPSVEVDVSCFKCGGKGCNVCKGTGWIEILGAGMVHPRVLEMSGVNSEEYSGFAFGLGQERIAMLRYGINDIRGFYQGDMRFSEQFK; from the coding sequence ATGGATTTACAACAACAATTAGAAGAACTGAAACAGCAAACACTTGAACACTTAACATCATTAACTGGTGATCATAGTAAAGAACTCCAAGACTTAAAGGTTTCAGTCTTAGGGAAGAAAGGGACATTAACTGAACTATTAAAAGGGCTTAAAGATTTGTCTGCAGACATGCGTCCAATTATTGGAAAACAGGTTAATCAAGTGCGTGATGTCCTCAATACAGCTTTTGAAGAACAAGCTAGAATTGTAGAAGAAGCCAAAATTCAGGCAAAATTAGAGTCTGAAAGTATTGATGTTACCTTGCCTGGACGCCAAATGAAACTGGGTAATAGACATATCTTGACACAAACTAGCGAAGAAATTGAAGACATCTTCTTAGGTATGGGCTTCCAAATCGTTGATGGTTTTGAAGTTGAAAAAGATTATTATAACTTTGAACGCATGAATCTTCCAAAAGATCATCCGGCGCGTGATATGCAAGATACTTTCTATATCACTGAAGAAATATTACTTCGTACCCACACCAGTCCCGTTCAAGCACGTACTTTGGATCAACACGATTTTTCTAAGGGTCCCCTTAAAATGGTATCTCCAGGTCGAGTTTTCCGTCGTGATACAGATGATGCTACTCATTCACACCAATTTCATCAGATTGAAGGATTAGTCGTTGGTAAAAATATTTCAATGGGTGACCTAAAAGGGACCTTGGAAATGATTATTAAGAAGATGTTTGGTGAAGAGCGTAAGATTCGCCTACGTCCTTCTTACTTCCCATTTACAGAGCCATCTGTTGAGGTTGACGTCTCATGTTTCAAATGTGGTGGTAAGGGTTGTAATGTATGTAAAGGAACTGGTTGGATTGAAATCCTTGGTGCAGGTATGGTTCACCCACGTGTTCTTGAAATGTCAGGTGTGAATTCAGAAGAGTATTCTGGTTTTGCCTTCGGCCTTGGACAAGAACGTATTGCCATGCTTCGTTATGGGATTAATGATATTCGTGGATTCTATCAGGGAGACATGCGTTTTTCAGAACAATTCAAATAA
- a CDS encoding GNAT family N-acetyltransferase: MQKELSIDLVKDEEVAILRDLAIQTFTETFGGHNTDEQLQEFFEQDYTLEVLGKELKSTENEVYFLRRDGEVVGYLKVNWGEDQTEQELEDSFEIQRIYILNAYQGHGLGKFLFEFALERAYASGKSWAWLGVWENNLKAQALYRKYGFEKFSEHSFAVGDLVDTDWLMKKALK, translated from the coding sequence ATGCAGAAAGAACTATCCATTGACCTGGTAAAAGATGAAGAAGTCGCAATATTAAGAGACTTAGCCATTCAGACATTTACTGAAACCTTTGGCGGTCATAACACCGATGAACAGTTACAAGAGTTTTTTGAACAAGATTATACCTTAGAGGTCCTCGGCAAAGAATTAAAAAGTACTGAAAATGAAGTCTATTTTTTGAGAAGAGACGGGGAAGTCGTTGGTTACCTCAAAGTCAATTGGGGAGAGGATCAAACAGAGCAAGAGTTAGAGGACTCTTTTGAAATTCAAAGAATTTATATCTTAAATGCCTATCAAGGTCATGGTTTGGGTAAATTTCTTTTTGAATTTGCTTTGGAAAGAGCTTATGCTTCTGGGAAGAGCTGGGCATGGTTAGGTGTTTGGGAAAATAATCTAAAGGCTCAAGCCCTTTATCGCAAATATGGATTTGAAAAGTTTTCTGAGCATTCCTTTGCCGTTGGTGATCTAGTAGACACTGACTGGTTAATGAAAAAAGCCTTAAAATAG
- a CDS encoding DNA/RNA non-specific endonuclease yields MSNKHPSGKKISAILIALLITGLTALSQGNQSANNPIAHVLQSISGQGNRQSNQKDSQNPDTPSYQLASSVLTNQVKQQLGNQIEWNGAGAFIINHNKTDLKAKVSSLPYAHNETKMVQGQKVPSRANALLARSTRQYRDRNETGNGYTFWKPVGWHQIHGLSGEYDHAVDRGHLLGYALVGGLKGFDASTSNPENIAVQMSWANQAYLSDSTGQNYYETLIRKSLDKNKRVRYRVTLIYEGDNLISSGSHLEAKSDDGSLEFNVFVPNVQKGLKMNYYNGSVEKDAYQKAS; encoded by the coding sequence ATGTCAAATAAACACCCAAGTGGCAAAAAAATAAGTGCCATTCTAATAGCTCTGCTCATTACAGGATTAACAGCTCTTTCTCAGGGCAATCAATCTGCCAATAATCCAATTGCTCATGTTTTGCAGAGCATTTCCGGGCAGGGAAATAGGCAGAGCAATCAAAAAGATTCTCAAAATCCGGATACTCCCAGTTATCAATTAGCAAGTTCTGTGCTTACAAATCAAGTCAAGCAACAATTAGGTAATCAGATTGAATGGAATGGCGCCGGAGCTTTTATTATTAATCACAATAAGACAGATTTAAAGGCAAAAGTTTCAAGTTTACCTTACGCACATAATGAAACGAAAATGGTACAAGGTCAAAAGGTACCAAGTCGAGCTAATGCCTTACTTGCTCGCTCAACGAGACAATATAGAGATCGAAACGAAACTGGAAATGGTTATACTTTTTGGAAACCAGTTGGATGGCATCAAATACATGGTCTATCAGGGGAATATGACCATGCCGTTGATCGCGGGCATTTATTAGGCTATGCCTTAGTCGGAGGATTAAAAGGTTTTGATGCTTCAACAAGTAATCCAGAGAACATTGCTGTTCAAATGTCATGGGCTAACCAAGCATATCTGTCCGATTCTACTGGACAAAATTACTATGAAACCTTAATTCGAAAAAGTTTAGATAAGAATAAGCGGGTTCGCTATCGAGTGACCTTAATTTATGAAGGTGACAATCTGATTTCGAGTGGTAGTCATTTGGAAGCAAAGTCGGATGATGGCAGCTTAGAATTCAATGTTTTTGTACCAAATGTTCAAAAAGGGTTAAAAATGAATTACTATAATGGTAGCGTTGAAAAAGATGCTTACCAGAAAGCAAGTTAA
- the murA gene encoding UDP-N-acetylglucosamine 1-carboxyvinyltransferase, translated as MDKIVIEGGQTRLQGEVVVEGAKNAVLPLLAATILASKGKTLLRNVPILSDVYTMNNVVRGLDITVDFDEERNEISVDASGNILDEAPYEYVSQMRASIVVLGPILARNGHAKVSMPGGCTIGSRPIDLHLKGLEAMGAVIKQSGGDITATASKLKGATIYMDFPSVGATQNLMMAATLADGVTVIENAAREPEIVDLAQLLNKMGAKVRGAGTETLTIKGVAELVGVEHDVVQDRIEAGTFMVAAAMTSGDVLIKDAVWEHNRPLISKLKEMGVSVTEEENGIRVQSQVENLKPVTVKTLPHPGFPTDMQAQFTALMAVVKGESTMIETVFENRFQHLEELRRMGLHSEVLRDTAMIHGGEELQGAPVMSTDLRASAALILSGLVAQGKTTVTKLSHLDRGYYQFHQKLAKLGAKIERISED; from the coding sequence GTGGATAAAATAGTCATTGAAGGTGGTCAAACCAGATTACAAGGTGAAGTTGTTGTAGAAGGAGCAAAAAATGCAGTTCTTCCATTGTTAGCAGCAACAATATTAGCTTCAAAAGGTAAAACTCTTTTGAGAAATGTACCTATTCTTTCTGACGTTTATACAATGAATAATGTTGTAAGAGGTCTAGATATTACAGTCGACTTTGACGAAGAAAGAAATGAAATAAGTGTCGATGCTTCAGGAAACATTCTAGATGAAGCGCCTTATGAGTACGTTAGCCAAATGCGCGCTTCAATTGTTGTACTAGGCCCTATCCTAGCTCGAAATGGACATGCAAAAGTATCCATGCCAGGAGGCTGCACAATTGGTAGCCGTCCAATTGATTTGCATTTAAAAGGGTTAGAAGCTATGGGGGCAGTTATCAAACAAAGTGGTGGTGATATCACTGCAACTGCTTCAAAACTAAAAGGTGCAACGATTTATATGGACTTTCCGTCTGTAGGGGCTACTCAAAATTTAATGATGGCTGCTACCTTAGCAGATGGCGTGACAGTTATTGAGAATGCAGCGAGAGAACCAGAGATTGTTGACTTAGCACAACTCTTGAATAAAATGGGTGCCAAAGTGAGAGGTGCCGGAACAGAAACCTTAACCATTAAAGGTGTTGCAGAACTTGTCGGTGTTGAACATGATGTGGTTCAAGATCGCATCGAAGCGGGAACTTTTATGGTCGCAGCAGCTATGACATCAGGTGATGTCCTTATCAAAGATGCGGTTTGGGAGCATAATCGTCCATTAATCTCAAAATTGAAGGAAATGGGTGTTTCCGTAACGGAAGAAGAAAATGGCATTCGCGTTCAATCTCAGGTTGAAAACTTAAAACCTGTCACCGTTAAAACATTGCCTCATCCAGGTTTTCCTACGGATATGCAAGCTCAATTTACAGCATTAATGGCTGTTGTCAAAGGCGAATCAACAATGATCGAAACGGTATTCGAAAACCGTTTCCAACATTTAGAAGAATTGCGTCGTATGGGCTTACACTCAGAAGTATTGCGTGATACTGCAATGATTCATGGTGGTGAAGAATTACAAGGCGCACCTGTAATGTCTACTGATTTAAGAGCAAGTGCGGCATTAATCCTTAGTGGTCTCGTTGCCCAGGGAAAAACAACGGTTACAAAATTAAGTCATCTTGATCGTGGTTATTATCAATTTCATCAAAAACTTGCAAAATTAGGAGCAAAAATCGAACGTATAAGTGAGGACTAA
- a CDS encoding DNA-directed RNA polymerase subunit beta: MSSGWRYVVRQVGLLLLVALLACLFLAIGLMVGYSVIGDGQYASSILSIDKWTDLIHKFTGK, encoded by the coding sequence ATGTCAAGTGGTTGGAGATATGTGGTTCGGCAAGTAGGTTTACTATTACTTGTTGCATTACTAGCTTGTCTATTTTTAGCGATCGGTTTAATGGTGGGATATAGTGTTATTGGCGACGGCCAATATGCTAGTTCCATTTTATCCATTGACAAATGGACAGATTTAATTCATAAATTTACAGGAAAGTAG